A genomic window from Vagococcus sp. CY52-2 includes:
- a CDS encoding AAA family ATPase, protein MKIRRLYINGFGKFNNQVFNLKEDNQLIFGDNESGKSTLYHFIRTILFGFPKKRDMTRDFTPVAGATYGGHLIIDHPVHGEIYVERFKEKNKGQAYVRLEDGQVGDERLLTTILSPLTREIFDEVFSFQQEQLVDLNDLNEVRLQRLLLTVGLTGSERLTAISNDFLKDRQQIYKPSGRIPLLNQQLKEFNRLEQSIRLVEEQEQTYQNKWDRRIELEELLEKERKELEDSYSLEKTLLDQQKYFPLYTEWQTLNRETGGKKEKDAAPQTTIKSVSDALQEYRFLTKKETELLENQSEIIKDITPAVQFYLENQELFEQLLDDQLSVQSISERQEVMQQQLDAYISNKKELYEKYRLSDALLDVVIEEQEEISLKELAEVEEELLRKQVILSNEQSRLSIRQRKLDHELSESENQLDTSSASINEEHLDNSPFLDSFTIKMFSGLSIAIAIMMLLLAIVLGVSWLYVIVVIFAGLGIYGFMNTSRVPKSSSVTPEEAKTLYKQQLGEADQLAGELYELEKELANFEEQDALVKKQKEQWATAYGFSTDETVSMWLTTLPVFSQLRDIQKNEQEMQQQLETIDKAIDSYKQSLSFAKEWIPLEDKNIRDGFKEVKQFVEAQKEAINRLEGSETSNIQSELASIRHQKAASQQLVNQLIDQHEATPIDIAKEWLNHQEQLNQNAKRLSELERQLEHVFDLSKEYKLLSINREVMKVKEIQDELKDKQRMYQTEWQQIDYDMKQMEKNGSLDDLRQERATQLAKIEEMTEQWLTLRFSEELIQRLFQYLSDQQLPTLLGTVTGYFNLLTNKKYHKVLIEDGRLWVVDTTQQSWTIDQLSTGTKDQLYMAFRLAFIHLHSEDYGSPIVIDDGWLHFDDSRKATLFNLLDMLGKDNQVICLTSDKAMREYFKMKDQSVLVIGEEETA, encoded by the coding sequence ATGAAAATAAGACGATTATACATTAATGGATTTGGAAAATTTAATAATCAAGTATTTAACTTAAAAGAAGATAATCAACTCATTTTTGGTGATAATGAATCAGGAAAATCCACATTATATCATTTTATACGGACTATTTTATTTGGTTTTCCTAAAAAACGTGATATGACACGTGATTTTACACCAGTAGCTGGAGCGACATATGGTGGGCATTTAATTATCGATCACCCAGTTCATGGTGAAATTTACGTTGAGCGATTTAAAGAAAAAAATAAAGGGCAGGCATATGTGCGTTTAGAAGATGGTCAAGTAGGAGACGAGAGACTTCTAACAACTATTTTATCACCTTTAACACGTGAAATTTTTGATGAGGTGTTTAGCTTTCAGCAAGAACAGTTGGTTGATTTAAATGATTTAAATGAAGTTAGATTGCAACGTTTACTGTTGACAGTTGGTTTAACAGGAAGTGAACGACTAACTGCCATATCAAATGATTTTCTAAAAGATAGACAACAAATATATAAACCTTCTGGACGAATTCCGTTATTAAATCAACAATTAAAAGAATTCAACCGTTTGGAACAGAGTATTCGTTTAGTTGAAGAACAAGAACAAACTTACCAAAATAAATGGGATCGACGAATAGAATTAGAAGAGTTGTTGGAAAAAGAACGTAAGGAGTTGGAAGATAGCTATTCTTTAGAAAAGACATTACTAGATCAGCAAAAATATTTTCCTCTATACACCGAATGGCAAACATTGAACAGGGAGACCGGTGGAAAGAAAGAAAAAGACGCTGCCCCACAAACAACCATTAAGAGTGTGTCAGACGCATTACAGGAATATCGTTTCTTAACAAAAAAAGAGACTGAACTATTAGAAAATCAAAGTGAAATCATTAAAGACATTACCCCAGCTGTTCAATTTTATCTTGAGAATCAAGAATTATTTGAACAATTATTAGATGATCAATTGAGTGTTCAATCAATCAGTGAGCGACAAGAGGTTATGCAACAGCAACTCGATGCCTATATATCAAATAAAAAAGAATTATATGAAAAATATCGTTTATCAGATGCATTACTTGATGTGGTAATTGAAGAACAGGAAGAAATATCATTAAAAGAATTGGCAGAAGTTGAGGAAGAATTATTACGGAAACAAGTGATATTATCCAATGAACAAAGCCGATTATCCATTCGTCAGCGAAAACTAGATCATGAATTATCTGAATCAGAAAATCAATTAGATACTTCATCTGCATCGATTAATGAGGAACATCTAGATAATAGCCCATTTCTTGATTCATTTACGATAAAAATGTTTTCAGGGCTCTCAATAGCGATTGCTATTATGATGCTACTACTGGCAATTGTGTTAGGTGTATCATGGCTATATGTGATTGTCGTTATTTTTGCGGGGTTAGGTATTTATGGTTTTATGAATACATCTAGGGTACCAAAGTCGTCATCTGTGACCCCAGAAGAAGCCAAAACATTATATAAACAACAATTAGGCGAGGCGGATCAACTAGCTGGCGAGTTATATGAATTGGAAAAAGAACTAGCTAATTTTGAAGAACAGGATGCGTTAGTAAAAAAACAAAAAGAACAATGGGCGACAGCATATGGCTTCTCTACAGATGAGACGGTTTCAATGTGGTTAACTACATTACCTGTTTTTAGTCAATTACGTGACATTCAAAAAAATGAACAAGAGATGCAACAACAGCTTGAAACGATTGATAAAGCAATTGATTCTTATAAACAATCACTTTCTTTTGCTAAAGAGTGGATTCCTTTAGAAGATAAAAATATTCGTGATGGCTTTAAAGAAGTCAAACAATTTGTTGAGGCACAAAAAGAAGCAATTAATCGTCTGGAAGGTAGTGAAACAAGCAATATTCAAAGTGAACTAGCCTCTATTCGACATCAAAAAGCGGCTAGTCAACAATTGGTTAATCAATTAATTGATCAACATGAGGCTACGCCAATTGATATAGCTAAAGAATGGTTAAATCATCAAGAACAGCTAAATCAAAATGCTAAACGTTTAAGCGAATTAGAACGTCAGTTAGAGCACGTGTTCGATTTATCTAAAGAATACAAATTACTTTCAATTAACCGCGAAGTAATGAAGGTAAAAGAAATTCAGGATGAACTGAAAGATAAACAACGAATGTATCAAACAGAATGGCAACAAATTGATTATGATATGAAGCAAATGGAAAAAAATGGCTCATTAGATGATTTGAGACAAGAAAGAGCCACTCAATTAGCAAAAATTGAAGAAATGACAGAGCAATGGTTAACGTTACGATTTTCTGAAGAGTTGATTCAACGGCTATTTCAATACTTATCAGATCAACAATTACCAACATTACTTGGTACAGTCACAGGTTATTTCAATCTATTAACTAATAAAAAATATCATAAGGTATTAATAGAAGATGGTAGATTATGGGTCGTTGATACCACGCAACAGTCTTGGACAATTGATCAACTATCTACTGGGACAAAAGATCAATTATATATGGCTTTTCGTCTAGCTTTTATTCATTTACATAGTGAGGATTACGGTTCACCAATTGTTATAGATGATGGCTGGCTCCATTTTGATGATTCGCGTAAGGCAACTTTGTTT